Genomic DNA from Penaeus monodon isolate SGIC_2016 chromosome 4, NSTDA_Pmon_1, whole genome shotgun sequence:
TTCCagatttctttttgaaaattcagTTTTCAAGAATTTCCAGAcatggaaaatgaaaatgctgGAATACCAGGTGGCAGAAgggtatatgtaagtatgtgtaaacatatatatatatgtatatatgtatattatatatatatatatatatatatatatatatatatatatatatatatatattatatctatatatattatatatatatattttttcccaagtgccctgtcctacaaggacgttggcgatcatggatatccatgattttcttggcaatttagagcagtggtttgccgttgccttccgcccggtgttttttatggagtcaccatctctatttacccggttctgggaccggcactgacttgggctggcttgcccacccagcggctaggcaggcaatcgaggtgaagttccttgcccaagggaacaacgagccggccggttacttgaaccctcgaacttagattgccgtcgtgacagtcttgagtccgatgctctaaccactgggccagatatatatatatatatatatatatatatatatatatatatatatatatatatatatatatatacatatttacatatatgtatattaaaaatatatatgttgtatgtgtgtgtgtggtgtgtgtgtgtggtgtgtgtgtgtgtgtgtgtgtgtgtgttttgtgtgtgtgtgtgtgtggggtgtgtgtgtgtgtgtggtatataaatatatatacattttatatatatatatatatatatatatatatatatatatatatatattttatataatattatatatatatatattaaaatatacatatgtatattatatatatatatattaatatatacatttatatatatatatatatattatatatatatatatattatattatatattatatataatacatacatatatatagatatatatatgtgtgtgtgtgtgtctgtgtgtgtaggtgtggtgtgtgtgtggtgtgtgtgtaggtgtgtgtgtgtgtgtgtaggtgtgtgtgtgtggggggggtgagtgtgtgggtgtaggtgtgggagtgtgtgtgtgtgtgtgtgtgtgtgtgtgtgtgtgtgtggtgttgtggtttggggggtgtgtgtgtggtgtgtgtgtgtgtgtgtgtgtggtgttggggtggtgtgttggttgtgtgttgtgtgtgtgtgtgtggtgtgtgtgtggtgtgtggtgtgtgtgtgtgtgttgtaggggttgggtgtggtgtgtggtagtgtgtgggtgtaggggtgtgtgtgtgtgtgtgtgtgtgtgtgtgtgtgtgtgtgtgtgtgtgtgtgtaggtgtgtgtgtgtgtgtgtgtgtagtgtgtgcgtgtataaaatgTGTGGGTGTACATGCCATATGACACAATAATACTCATTTCTTACATACTGCATTCATTCACATGTAGAAAAGAGGCAGAGCCAATGAAAGAGGGACAGGTGTGTACCATGGGAGTGGGGCAATGGGGTGTTTGTAAGGGGTTGCATATCCCATACATTATaagaatttgtattatatattcataattttatactatattcatTCAAAAGAAAAGAGGCAGAAACAAAACCAGGATCTGCTGGAAGAAACATGGTAAATACCAGAATTTCTTCTGCACACACCCTACTTTCCATTcacattggggggaggggggatatccCACCAGTTTCTGAGAGGCTCTGTTCTACTGTGGCCATTAGGATCAtatgcccctccccttcctgaaTAGGGGATCAATCACCTATGAAAAATCAGCATTGACCAAATGGAGATCTAATGAATCAATTCAAGACAGAATAactaaagaagaagaattaaataataaaatattataataattcaaacTGGACTTACCAGAGAGATATGGTGAAAATGCATTCTTTTCTTCATCAGTTATGTAGCACTTCTCCCACCATGTCTCAAGCTCCCTTCTCAGCTGATTTATGAATCGTGCCATATTCTGTTGCTTGAGCTCTTGCAAACGTGACAATTCAGATCGAAGCTGTAAAAAGGCAGACAAATTATGACAAAagtagtaaaattaaataaagtgaAGTAAAGTAAAGATGAAGCTCACCCTCTCCACTGTTCACATGCTTCTACCAACACATTTGCTAAGTTTTAGTTTTCACAACTCCATTAGCATTATTCATGGTCTTTACTACATCTACTAAGTTCTTTGTTCCAAGCAAAGTATTCCCTAAACATTACAAAATTTTAACTTTGTCATACCTTCACCAAGACAGATGGTGTGTGACCATCAGCTGTTGCAAGGAACTGGTCTCTTTCACTTGGATCCAACCCAAGCCTGTCAGAGAGCAGCCGAATGCGCTCATGTAACTCAAGGCTTTCGGTTTTGTTGTCTTTAACCtgttataagttaatatatataaataaatgtacattacacacacacacactatttgcttgtttgtgtatgcatgcatatatgagagcgagagagagagagagaggagggggagagggggagaagaggagagagagagaagagagagagagaagagagagagagagagagagagagagagagagagagagagagagagagagagagagagagagagagagagagagagagagagaggagagagagagagagagagagagagagagagagagagagagagagagagagagagagaggctttatatatatatataaaaaggtactaATACCCCACCAAGGGGGGGGGAGCTAATCATCAAATATGGAAAATACTctcctacagagagagagagagagagagagagagagagagagaaaaaaaaaaaaagacaatacataaacacaaaggGAATGTAACTGACCCTTTGTTCATACTCCTCATTCAgatgcttcacacacacacacacacactatttgcttgtttgtgtatgcatgcatatatgagagcgagagagagagagagaggggagagagagagagagagaggagagagagagagagagagagagagagagagagagagagagagagagagagagagagagagagagagagagagagagagagagagagagagagagagagagagagagagagagagagagagagagagagagagagagagagagagagagagagagagagagagagagagagagagagagagagagagaaaaaaaaaaaaagacaatacataaacacaaaggGAATGTAACTGACCCTTTGTTCATACTCCTCATTCAGATGCTTCATTTGCTTCAAGTTCTGCTGGGACAGTGTAAAGAGGCCTTCCACCTCAGAAAGAATATCTCGTTCAAACGTTGTGTTGGCCTTTTGTTCCAATTCCTCCATCAGTCTTGCAATGTTCGACTTCAGGTGCTGGAAGGTCTTTTCTCGGTTAATCTGTCAAAGAAAATGTCCCCAAAAATTATCTATTAGCACCATCAATAATAAATCTAACTTATTCAGAAATTCAGAATCAATATAGGAAATTGTATTAAAACtgaagaagaaattaaataaaaatactatttaaaattatttcctaagtacaataaatcataaattacaccagtaaaaaatatgaaaattgtgaatgtatatatataaaaaatatataaatataaataaataaataaacatatatataaatataaatatatattatatatacatacaaaaacacacacataaaaccattCAATCACCTTTTCCTGTTCAAGTGTACGAATCCTTCTCTCCAGGTCTTCCATATCATCTAGAGTTGGTATTGGCTTATTCACCACATTTGATGGCTCTTCAATTAAGCGTTCACACAGTTCCTGAGACCAAATTAACTTTTGACAAACATGGGTAACAAGTAttggaaaaagaaaacttttaatgtgagaaagaaagaaatcagacaaatattaatattcatataatccagtttttatataaagtttaaaaggaaatagagtgagtgagtgagagtgagagtgaaggagggagggagggggagggagagggagagggagagagagtggggggatggagaagagagaaagattaagagagaaaacaagaaagaatgatAGAAGGAGCAAATAGAGGGACAAAATGTTTGACATTCATGCTGAACATGTACTGTGGTGATTCATCAATATAAATTCTAACAAACTGTCATATTCTAATTGAAGGTAAAACTATCAATACTAAATTTGAATTAGAGATATAACTTGcaatactgaaaagaaaaaaagataaaaaatcccaCAGAATATTCCAGGAATTCCAAGGCCAGACAGGGTAATCTTATCTCCTGGTTGGAAAAAAATTCTCCTTTtgcaatatattgaaataaaaaagaaagccttTGATAACATCAATATTAGGTTTCAAgttcaaaacaaaaaattggcAGATCCATTCAACTAATGTGATTACAAAACCACAaggaaatatataatcataatcctCTTAagcatacctccccccccccccccccaaaaaaaaaaaaaaaaaaaaaaaaaaaaaaaaaaaaaaaaaaaaaaaaaaaaaaacacacacacacacacacacacacaaacacaaatacacatatacataccacatagtACATGACTATTATGAGTATTTTAAGCTTGTGTGTCACCTTCAGTTGAACAGTCTATAGAATTCAaagattatttcaatttattcatagattttattTGCACTGGCTTGTATATCTTCATGAGGTAcaagtaaaggaaagagagagagtaggagagagagagagagagagagagagagagaattgtgacTTTTACCTGTTCTGCTTGTCTCAATTCCCGGATTCTTAGACGTCTCTTTTTAACCTCGTCTTGTAATTTCTCAACACTATGGCGAAGGTAACGCTCAAGCTCCAGCAAACTCAAGTTTTCTTCAGGATCAGGTAATGTGGTGCCTAATTCctgtaaggagggaaggagggaagaaggaaagtagaagaagaagaagaagaagaagaagaagaagaagatgatgaaaaaaaaaaagttgtctaaTTAGTATAATCATTTCATATTCTGTACGgatcacatatttcttttttacatgaTCTCCATGGCACTGACTTTCCGAAAAAAGAATGGTCAACTGACATGCATTTAATTTCAGCAAAACACTTCTAATGGGCATATAAAATACTAGATTATGAATACAATGTTAaactttttctttggttttctacTATCAGGCAAAAAGCCATCTCCAACTACACAATAAAGACTGTAAAATGACCTAGATAATCATCTGAAAGTTGCAAAACAGAGTGAAAGACAGGTTTCTTTGGttacaagccttggaaagttaaTTCTTCCAAATCCTTGCATGCATGAACTTGATTTGCTCTTCATACCTTATTGAGCTGATAAAATTCTTGGCCATTATCTTCTATGCTTGATAAAAGCTTTTTCTTTAACTTATTTTCTTGTTCCCACATTGTCTTCAGAAGATCCTGGGACAGAAGAATACATTTACTAATTGAGAGAAAATCCATGAATTTCATAAATCTATGGAAAACACATAATAGCAAGACAATTTTCAACAAATAGGTTTCCTAAAGCTTTGACATGGATCACTACTGTTACTGGCACTGTACCTTAACGTGTGCTGTGATCATCTCTCTCCGCTCACTGCAGGCAGCTTCATCAAACCCAATTTCCTTCCAGAGCCCATGGAGTTGCTCTGTGGTATTTCTTAGTTCTTTCATAATCTCTTCTTCTTGGTGCCTCTCCATATTGTGTTTTCTAGATTGTTATGAATTAAGCTGCAGAAGATAGAATGCATTAttttgagagcgagagcgagagagagagagagagaaaacagctcTCCCTTTGTCTGGGTGTTTTTACTCATCTAACCTGAATCTAATTGAATGATGCTGATTTCCTTCTTTGGAGAGGCTGGATGGATGGTGAAACTTCACTGCTAGTGGttaattacaaattttaaatCACCATgaattggcatatatatataaaatatattatatatatattatatatatatatatatatatatatatatatatatatatatatatatataatatatatatatatatataatataatatatattattaatatatataatatattaatatatatatataatattatatatataatatatatatataatatatatatatatatatataatatatatatatataatatatatatatataatatatatattatatatatatatataatatatattatatattcatttgtataagcctacaaatacacacacaaacagggacATGCATGTATATGAGCAAAATAAATGTTCTCTATAATTATGTGTGTTGGACTGAGagctattattatatgttaattattgtaatttttaaaatcagaCCTCACAAAACTTTTCCTGAATAACGAGTTGCAAAAGTTTGAACAAAAATCTAGTCACAAATTTTATGAATACTAAGTTGTTGCTGACGGACCCAAAAGTCTACTCTGAAGCGACTGTGAATACGTCTCCAAGTCAAACTTTTTAGCATTCTGCAATCAGTTACAAATTTCATTGATCTCTAGAGAAATTCTacaagaaaataatgagagaTGGGTTCTCTTAAGGCAATCCTCCCCCACCTTCAGCTAAAACCCTCAACATTCCAACAATGCCTTATGCTGTACAAAAGAGTAAGGAATTGGGATTGGGAAAGTAGCGTTCTGGAATACCAGCCGTTATCAATAACTTTCTGTGGCCCACATAGGTGTGAAAATTCAATACTGAGATTCTGGAAACTGTATACACCAGAGAATGTCAAGCAATAAATCAAAATTATCTGTAGTTTACttcaaataaataatgaaaaacttGATCagacatattataatatctacCATTATGTAGAATgtgaaaaaagagtgaaataaaataagacaCCAGTCTACCCACCATAATGTAATATGTTTACATTCCCAGCTCACCTAAGCAACTAGGGATACACACTTAGCAATGTGCTGCTGCTTCCCAATGCTGGATTGGAATTGACTAGAGATATGGGTctaacagtttatatatatatatatatatatattatatatatatatatatatatataatatagatatatatatatatacatatatacatatatacatatatacatacagacatacatacatacatactacacacacacacacacacacacacatatatatatatatatatatatataaaaatatatataacatataatatacatatttaaaaatatacaatattatatactaatatcattttattccccaaaatatattttacaatattaacatatattataatatatatatatatatacatatatataattaattttacatattatatatatacacaatataatatatactatatataatttcattataacaatatatacaaaatatatataatttcattttaaaacattatattacattattaaataaaattttatattaattatatatatatatatatactataaaattatataatatataatattatataaattatataatataaaaaatataaactataatacaaaatgtataacatatatttattaatataacaaatacaccaacacaacaccacacacaacacaccaaccaccaatattatatataatatttatatatataaatataacaaaatacatatatttatataactacatacaatattaaaaaacaacataacataatatatacaaaacaacaatttcatacatatatatatatttacatacaaatattataatacaaaatttaaatataaatatatataatttaaaataacaaaattttaaaaaactattttatataaaattataacatataaaattataatatatatatatacatattaaattaaaaaatataataatatttatatatataaaaatacacacacaaaaataaatatatatatataatataataattatatattataattttataatatacacaatatatattatatacacatattatataataaacattaaaatatatatattaattataaaaaaaaaataacaatatatattatacataattttaaaacaataatattacatatatattacatatatattataatatatataataattaacattaaatacaaaataaaatatacatatatatataacattattaaaaatatattttatatatatataattttctatattataaaaatatactatatatatattattatattataaataattatcaataatatattacaaatataatacacaatatataattaaaaaatatatatttataatatataatataataaccaaaacacaaaatatataacacatatatattattttttaatttcatattaaatatacacataatataaaaaaattaataaaccatatataatataaaaaatataatatacatactaaaaatatatatatatatactacattatttattatatacacaattttatttaaaaataattatatatataataatcaataatatacatctataatatatatacaacaaatttaataaaaccaaaattttaatacacacatataattataatatttatacaacataatttaatattaaaaaattttaacatatatatatataacatataattatataaaactaaaaacaataattttatttcacacatattataaatatataaaaatataaaaacccatatatatatataaaataaaatataattatatattttattattaataattttaatatataatattttaaatatatttatatataaaaatataataatataaaaatttttaattaattttatataaaatacccctatatttaaaattttatatattttatatatatatatattatacatatatatacatatatatatatatacatatatatatacatatatatatatatatatatatatatacatatatatatatatacatatatatatacatatatatatatacatatatatatacatatatatatatatacacacacacactcacactcacactcactctcacactcactctcacactcactctcacactcactctcacactcactcttactctcactctcactctctctctcttttggagaGGACAGACTTTGTGAGTCtgagacagagggaagggaaagagattaGTGGGCAGCTGGTGATCACaatgggagggagtgggtgatAAGGACTGCAGACACAGATCATTCACTACATTCCGCTTTTCATTGAAAACTGTTTTATAAATTACTTAACACTATTGTCTCAATGATCAATAAGTTTACAGAGAACatgttttatacaaaaattatatagcaCCAAATGCATAAGTAAGTATTGTACATGTTTTCCATAAACTTATTGATCATTGAGACAATAGTGTTAAGTAATTTATAAAACAGCTTTCACTGAAAAGCGGAATGTAGTGAATGATCTGTGTCTGCAGTCCTTatcacccactccctcccattGTGATCACCAGCTGCCCACtaatctctttcccttccctgtctCAGACTCACAAagtctgtcctctccctcccccaagaGAGTGCATGGGAGTTGCTAttctttcctttatatttctatttactttttttctttcttctttctttctctcctttatttatcttttttttttttaatctcattcaCCTCGGTtatgtttcttgttttatatatatatgtatatatatatatatatatatatatatatatatatatatatatatatatatatgagagagagagagagagagagagaaatacacacacacacacacacacatatatggatagacagatttatgcacacacacacacataaataggtagacataaatgcatgcatgcgcacgtacacacacacacaaagcctgatcctccgacctgacctgacttaACCCCCTCCTCGCTTCTGTtcatctgtcctcacctgccatGTGTccttgatagaaagagagagagagagaaagggaaaaaatagggacAGTGTAAACTGAGAAAACAACAATGCATACAGCTATTATGTGTCATGCTGGGGATGCTGTTGTCCAGTTCATCTATAATGTAGTTATGTTATTGTCATGTCTCCACCACAGCTGGATCAATTGGTCCTACTGCATCATAGTGGACTAAATCTTAAGGTTGTTCAGACTCTTTAATTCTATACTGTGTTATCTTACCAAGAGCCCATGTAGTCAGTAATTGTACGGAGGGTTGCATCGACTTACCACATTTACAAAACTATTGTACTTCTGTGGAAGACACACTCACCTGATTCTCTGTAACACTGCCATCCTCCAGTCTTTTGTTAATGAATGATTCTTATAAAGCTTACAACCTATGGTTTATCTCCCCCATGTAATATTTTTGTAGCACTATTAAAGATTTCACACTGTCTCCTCTCACTTCACATTTTTATTATGCCAAGTCAAGACAATATTAAATAACTGTAGATCGTCATTTTTgcatatagagaaaatatatgaaataaaagtgTATTCTCATGCTAATAAGCATCTTTGATTACTCTAATGTTATGATTTGCCTGTAATGGACAGaatgaccaaaaaaaacaaactctttTCATATATGGGACTACCTTCGTaagttgataataagaaagttgtGCAAAACATAATGCTTTGGCATACAATTGCAGGAAAATGTAAAGGCACTAtaataatcaaagagaaaaactAGACTCACTTATTCCATGAAATAATCTGAGCTGCAAAAAACAGcatcagaaatgaagaaaataagttGCAACAAATGGTGTGTGGAGAGTAAGTCCACAGCAATTAGGAGGGTGTTCAAGGGTGGAGCCCCCAATAGGGAAATCTGGTGACGACTGGATGGGGGTCTGGGGGAAAAGCCGCTGGGTTAGGAAGATTTTTGGTTCATACGGAGATGTATTTGAATTTCCCAGGagtggttgtagtagtagaaACAATCTCAGACGGGTCTGGTCACTTCCTAAACAATACTAAtgctttcatttatataattttacgatGGAAAATAACAAGATTCACTCATGTAACTACATGGAAAATTGAAAGAAGGAATAGTAATTGCAAGATTGGATGGAtg
This window encodes:
- the LOC119572153 gene encoding protein regulator of cytokinesis 1-like isoform X2, translated to MERHQEEEIMKELRNTTEQLHGLWKEIGFDEAACSERREMITAHVKDLLKTMWEQENKLKKKLLSSIEDNGQEFYQLNKELGTTLPDPEENLSLLELERYLRHSVEKLQDEVKKRRLRIRELRQAEQELCERLIEEPSNVVNKPIPTLDDMEDLERRIRTLEQEKINREKTFQHLKSNIARLMEELEQKANTTFERDILSEVEGLFTLSQQNLKQMKHLNEEYEQRVKDNKTESLELHERIRLLSDRLGLDPSERDQFLATADGHTPSVLVKLRSELSRLQELKQQNMARFINQLRRELETWWEKCYITDEEKNAFSPYLSEIYTEEILEAHDAEVQRLQEYYTENEKLFLKVKQRQEVWNKLMELEEKANDPNRLFGNRGCSLLQEEKERKRVRNELPRIEKELEDLVLQWEVEKGKPFLLGDQSVSEYIQNQWEKYKNQKEQEKKDRQNARAKQLNIESRMGTRPPTVKRRIARNDTLRTSKIRRIGEESPGQSTTLTPTNATRRTVLREQNQNTLKNTTVQKFAKKDGTLSSNDISTYSHFSSVLQSEPGLTSTISSRDLRNNTSSRVCKLR
- the LOC119572153 gene encoding protein regulator of cytokinesis 1-like isoform X1 codes for the protein MERHQEEEIMKELRNTTEQLHGLWKEIGFDEAACSERREMITAHVKDLLKTMWEQENKLKKKLLSSIEDNGQEFYQLNKELGTTLPDPEENLSLLELERYLRHSVEKLQDEVKKRRLRIRELRQAEQELCERLIEEPSNVVNKPIPTLDDMEDLERRIRTLEQEKINREKTFQHLKSNIARLMEELEQKANTTFERDILSEVEGLFTLSQQNLKQMKHLNEEYEQRVKDNKTESLELHERIRLLSDRLGLDPSERDQFLATADGHTPSVLVKLRSELSRLQELKQQNMARFINQLRRELETWWEKCYITDEEKNAFSPYLSEIYTEEILEAHDAEVQRLQEYYTENEKLFLKVKQRQEVWNKLMELEEKANDPNRLFGNRGCSLLQEEKERKRVRNELPRIEKELEDLVLQWEVEKGKPFLLGDQSVSEYIQNQWEKYKNQKEQEKKDRQNARAKQLNIESRMGTRPPTVKRRIARNDTLRTSKIRRIGEESPGQSTTLTPTNATRRTVLREQNQNTLKNTTVQKFAKKDGTLSSNDISTYSHFSDGIQRRSDVKIYEALLSMGLTRLHSWCVVLHHADPLQACPKLLRLCLV